One window of the bacterium genome contains the following:
- a CDS encoding endo alpha-1,4 polygalactosaminidase encodes MVKFVSLIANYAHDSLGKPDFGIFPQNGEQLVERSGYIDVVNGIGREDVFYGYNGDDVATPENVTNEIETKLDIFKSNGKLVLTIDYATTQSNIDDAYNKSLHKGYIPYVTVRTLDQIVNNGHNPDASSSNDVKSWTDIKHFLYHLQYTGYVSSDSLTSTMAKTYYDLIIMDYSFDGSDENKFTNNQISTLKTKTDTKNRKVIAYMSIGEAEDYRCYWQSDWCPGNPDFIVEEKPSWEGDYKVKYWKREWQVIILGYLKKIIDASFDGVYLDIIDAYEYFESHI; translated from the coding sequence ATGGTAAAATTTGTCTCATTAATTGCAAACTATGCACATGACTCGCTTGGTAAACCTGATTTTGGAATATTTCCACAGAATGGTGAACAGCTAGTAGAGAGGAGCGGCTACATTGATGTTGTGAATGGCATTGGACGGGAGGATGTATTTTACGGCTACAATGGAGATGATGTAGCAACACCAGAAAATGTGACAAATGAGATTGAGACAAAGCTTGATATATTCAAGAGTAACGGAAAACTTGTCCTCACAATAGACTATGCTACAACTCAGTCCAATATTGACGATGCCTATAACAAGTCGTTACATAAGGGATATATCCCTTATGTAACGGTGAGGACACTTGACCAAATTGTTAATAACGGACATAATCCTGATGCAAGTAGTTCAAACGATGTCAAAAGTTGGACCGATATCAAACATTTTCTCTATCATCTACAGTATACGGGTTATGTGAGTTCAGATTCACTGACATCAACGATGGCAAAAACATACTATGACCTCATTATAATGGACTACTCGTTTGATGGTAGTGATGAGAATAAATTTACGAATAACCAGATTTCTACACTCAAGACAAAAACTGATACAAAGAATAGAAAAGTCATTGCATATATGTCAATAGGAGAAGCAGAGGATTACAGGTGTTACTGGCAGAGTGACTGGTGTCCTGGTAACCCTGATTTTATAGTCGAAGAAAAACCAAGTTGGGAAGGTGACTATAAGGTTAAGTACTGGAAAAGGGAGTGGCAGGTAATAATTCTTGGTTACTTAAAGAAGATTATTGATGCCAGCTTTGATGGTGTCTATCTTGACATCATAGACGCATACGAGTATTTTGAGAGCCACATTTAA
- a CDS encoding V-type ATP synthase subunit K encodes MEIGLVYAIAGAALACFLAGTGSAIGIGISGSAGAGVLSEDPEKFGKIFLLVFLPGTQGFYGFINALFIFLKLGLLGGTRVIPTPMQGLQLLCAALPIGIVGLTSGIHQGKVCAAGIEMTAKQPEMSARGIIFGVMVESYAVIGFIASFLLILGIEVG; translated from the coding sequence ATGGAAATAGGGCTTGTTTATGCTATTGCAGGTGCAGCTTTAGCATGTTTTCTTGCAGGTACAGGCTCAGCAATAGGAATAGGGATAAGTGGGAGTGCAGGAGCTGGTGTATTGTCAGAGGACCCGGAAAAGTTTGGTAAGATATTTCTACTTGTATTCCTGCCGGGAACACAAGGTTTTTATGGCTTCATCAATGCACTATTTATTTTCTTAAAGTTAGGGCTACTTGGGGGAACACGAGTTATACCTACACCAATGCAAGGCCTACAACTGCTATGTGCTGCACTTCCTATTGGAATTGTAGGGTTGACTTCAGGAATTCATCAAGGAAAAGTATGTGCAGCTGGAATTGAGATGACTGCTAAACAGCCGGAGATGTCGGCAAGAGGTATAATATTTGGGGTTATGGTAGAAAGTTATGCAGTAATTGGGTTTATAGCATCGTTCCTATTGATACTTGGAATTGAGGTCGGATAG
- a CDS encoding V-type ATP synthase subunit E yields MEKVAKKILDDAKKEYDKIIKEAKDEAIKLKNKTKEELDRLNAEIEKQVKEVREKEKRRLVGMANLASRNELLHLKREIIDTLFNEALIRLNGGKKEEYLKLIKVLLERTGGKDGEIIVGESDDKIDSKFIENVNNKLGAKFILANEKRHFNGGFILHQGKVEIDASFEAILNTKRANIELELAKLLFQ; encoded by the coding sequence ATGGAAAAAGTAGCTAAAAAGATTTTGGATGACGCCAAGAAAGAGTATGACAAAATAATTAAAGAAGCTAAAGATGAGGCTATTAAGCTTAAGAATAAGACTAAAGAAGAGCTTGATAGGTTAAACGCAGAGATAGAAAAACAAGTTAAGGAAGTGAGAGAAAAGGAAAAGAGGCGTCTTGTAGGGATGGCAAATTTGGCGTCAAGAAATGAATTACTGCATTTAAAAAGGGAGATTATAGATACCTTATTTAATGAGGCTCTCATTAGACTTAATGGTGGGAAAAAGGAGGAGTATCTTAAACTAATTAAGGTATTACTCGAACGCACTGGAGGCAAGGATGGAGAAATTATAGTTGGAGAGAGTGATGATAAGATAGACTCTAAATTTATAGAGAATGTGAACAATAAGTTAGGAGCTAAATTTATACTCGCCAATGAAAAGAGACATTTCAATGGTGGCTTCATATTACACCAGGGTAAGGTTGAGATTGATGCCTCATTTGAAGCCATCCTAAATACAAAACGCGCAAATATTGAATTAGAATTAGCTAAACTGCTGTTTCAATAG